The sequence GACACTGGTATGAACACCTTCTCAGGCAAGGGCAACTGCTCGATCGACCTATGTTCGGTCGTTGCCTTATACTCTGGCGGATGCACGCCGCCGCGGAAAGTCATCATCAAGAGCCGAATTGTAGTAGTCGCATCGGGGCTGTCAAATATTGCCGCGACCGTGGCGCCAACTTCATTGCTACCGCATCCTACGCCTCGAATACCAATGTTCGCCTTCTCAACCAACGCTTGTGCAATTCATCATCGGCACACGCGCACATGGCTGACTCGTGGCGCGGGCTGTGCTATGCTATCTACGATGTTCATATTCAGCTCATGCAGCTGCTTTGCTAACCTCGGTTTCGTGGCCCTTCTGCTCGCGCGGCTATTCCGTTCGGGTCTTGCGATTAGTCCGGCCTGGCGTCTTGCAGCATCATCAGGGGGTTGACCGTTGAACACCCCACCGCTGTTGGGTAAGTTTTCTGATTTCTTCTTCCCGGAGCCTACGCCACTGACCAGGCCCAAGACGGCCAAGCCGAATAGTGCCGATTCTGGTTCTGATAAGCCGCCTTACTCCAAGCCCGAGCGCCTCCAACATCCGGCGCAACTGTCGCTTTCTACCCTGGGTCAGCACGACCCGCAACCGGCTGGCTGAGATACGTTCGGCTAACTTCGCACACGCCAGGCCGTCCTCAAGCTCAACCCCTCGAACGAGCTGGCTGACCTGCGTCTCGGTGCAATCGCGGTCAAGCACGACCTCGTATTCCTTTTCTTTCGCGAACCTGGGATGGGTAAGCCGGTAGGCAAGGTCACCGTCGTTGGTCAGAATAAGCAGGCCCTCAGAATCCTTGTCCAGCCTGCCACACGGAAATAGCCTCCACTCGGACCGCACGAGCTCGGTGACAAGCGGCCCTTGCTCGCGTGACCGGTGGCACGCGCTCAGCACTCCGGCCGGCTTGTTGAAGACAATCACCACCCGTTCGCTGACTGGCGCAACCCTACGGCCATCGACTCTTACATCGCTCTTGCCCGGCACAACAGTCTGGCCAAGTTGGGCAGTCTGGCCATCAACCTTGACCCTTCCTGCGCGGATCAGTTTCTCGCACCTGCGGCGTGCGCCAAGCCCAGCCTGAGCCAGATAGCGCTGAAGTCGCACCGCTTTGCCGGCCGGACTGATTGTGAAGGTGCTAATACAACTGCTGGCCGATGCGGGCCGAGTAGGTCTTGCCCCGGTATTCGTACTGCACTTCGTCCGTCTTCACCTGGGTCAGTTTTCGGCCTTCCACTTCATCGCCGGTCCGGTACTGCCGACTGTCAATAACTGCGACTCGTTCACCCCGAGCATTAGTGACAATCATCTGAAGCTGACGCGGAACCGAGTACCGGGTACGCGAACTTCCGACCCGGCCCCGAGTCTTCCTGCGTCGGGCCCTTCGTTCCCGGCGCTGACGTTTCTCCTTCTTCTCGCGCTTGCGTCTGGCTAGCTTCTCAGTCTTAGCCGAAGACGTCCCCTTTGACTTTCTTCGGGCTCCGGTCGAAAACTCGTCAGTGGTTTCGGTCTTCAGCCTCGGTTTCGCACTCTGCTTCTTTGTTGAGCCGAGCACGAGCATCACGCCGGTTACGACCGCGACGAGCACCAAGAGGAGAACAAGATACCGGCTGATGCCAGGCTGTTTGCGCTTGTCACGGCGGGGAGTGCGGGTAGCAGTAAGGTCCTGACGCTTGGGTGACATCATCTCTGCCCTCCCTGAATACCGACCGAGTGCTCACCTGGAGCTACCATACCAAAAGTTACCACAGAACACCGGTCGGTGTCAAGCAATTTCGTCAGAAATAGGCCCGAAGCTCAGCCGATGCCCGGTGCTCGGCCGAGCGGTCTGGCCGGTCGGTGAACTCGTACCGGGCTGTGGCCAGAAGCAAGTCGGAAATCATCTGGCTGAACTCCAGCCCGGCACCCGGCGTGAGCCCAAGCGGGCGTGACAGCCCGACCTCATACGGCAGTTCGACAACGGTTGCACTACGCTGGACAATGTTGGCCGATGCCCGGATGCGGCCGCGCTCGCTGATGTTGAAGGACCGCGCAAGCCCGGCCTCACGCTCGATGAGCCGCAGCCGGTCAGCTTCAGGAAAAGCACCTGACGTGCCTATCCACGCCCAGCCGACCGCAACGGTCAGCTCAAGTCCGAGGCGGGCGACTACCGGCTCGGCCCGCAGACGCCATCCCTGTTCGGCAAGGTCCACAAGCCCGGATGCAAATCGCCGCAGCTCCTCGTAGTTCTCGGCTCTTGTCCGGACGTCGATTGGCCGGATGTAGGTGGAGTGCAGTTCGAGATAGCGTTCATCACGCTGGTTGTCGGTTCCGGTCGCGGTCAGGGTTCGGTCCCATGACCGGCTGCCCGAGGTGCCGAGTGCGGCACCGAACACCGGCTCCCAAAGCCGCAGTGTCATCCGGACTGAGTGATTCTCGACCACCTGCACTGGTATGGTATCAGTCACACTCACGATGCCGGCCGAACCGGAGAACTCCACCGGCTGCCATGTTGACAACTGGGAAGACACCGAAAAGTTGCGTTCCCGGCATGCGGTGAACCGTCCGAGCGCGACCAGCACTCGTTCGTAGTCTCCATGCGGGTCAGGAAAGTACCGGCCCGAAACCGTATCCCGGGAATAGTGGCCATTGCCAGCGCCGACATAGCGGAACACCTCGTCCCGCATCTGCACCAGACGATACGACTGTGCCAGACTGGCCCAGGCCCTGACCCCGGCAAACGGACTCGCGGTCAGAGAAAGGTCAGCCAGCCACCGGGTCCAATCTTCACCCGATGCCGGTGGATACCGCCGGCTCTGCCGGACAACACGAGCGTCAACGGTCAGCGCATCGCGCCGGTTCCATCGTGCTTCAACCTGGGCCAGGCCACCGGTCTCCCAGATGCGTGAAGCGAACCGGGGACTCAGCCAGGCCGCTGAATCTGGCCGGCTTACGTCATCGTACCGATAGTCAGCACCGAGCGACAGATTCTCAACCGGGCTTACGCTAAGCCCGATACCTGCTTGCCGGCGCTGCTGCTCAGGCCGACTGAAAAGTCCAAGTCCGAACCTCGGCTGCAGTCGCCAGACCAAAGGGTTTGCACCAAGCTCATAGCGCTGCTCAGCTCCGGCCCGGGCCGCGGTCAGGGACAAAGACCACAGTCTCGCACTACTCAGCCAGCGGGTAACCAGTCCGGAACGTATCTGGTCGAGGACTCCGGCCTCGGCGGCAAACACCAGGTTACTGGCTGGTCTTACCTCCAACCGCAGCTCGTTTGTTGAAGCGACCTCGCGCTGGCGCTCTTGGCCCCACCGGTAGGCGAAATCAATGACTGTATCCTGGCCCGGCAACCTGAACCCCTGGGATCGAAAGCGTCCGTCATACGACACGCTGAACCGCTCAGCCTGCCACGCTGCACTCGGTGCGACTGCTCCGTCGAGCCGGGGGGCGCCGGTCTGAGCAAACAGGTTCAGCATCTTCCGGCAGACTGCACCGCTCACGCTTGCGCTGACCCCTGAACTCTGAGCGCTGACTCCGAACGTAGCAAGCTCATCCCGTGACGGCAACGTCACCTTTCTTTGCGCCACGTAGTTGCCCTGTCCTTCGCCGACGTAGCGATATGCCAAGAGCGAATCGTCATAAGTGTAAGACCCCAGCGAATCGCCGACCAAAGTGAAAGTAACCTCATAGTCGCCCTGAGACCTGCCCACGTACCGGAAGAACCCGGCTGGCTCCTTAACATAGGAACCGTTGCCCGGGCCCACAAACCGGCTGCCGTCAAGCCAGGCCCGCGACGTATCGGCAGCAATACCAGCCAGATACTTGCGCTCCTCCTCGGTAAGGTCTTCGTCATATGGCCGGTTCGGATTATCACCCTCCCGGAACACGCCGGCCAGGAACTCAACCGGCCCGGCCCTGGCCGACGAAGCGGCCAGAACAGCGTCCCGCTCGTATGCCTCGT is a genomic window of candidate division WOR-3 bacterium containing:
- a CDS encoding pseudouridine synthase, translated to MRLQRYLAQAGLGARRRCEKLIRAGRVKVDGQTAQLGQTVVPGKSDVRVDGRRVAPVSERVVIVFNKPAGVLSACHRSREQGPLVTELVRSEWRLFPCGRLDKDSEGLLILTNDGDLAYRLTHPRFAKEKEYEVVLDRDCTETQVSQLVRGVELEDGLACAKLAERISASRLRVVLTQGRKRQLRRMLEALGLGVRRLIRTRIGTIRLGRLGPGQWRRLREEEIRKLTQQRWGVQRSTP